A DNA window from Aquarana catesbeiana isolate 2022-GZ linkage group LG01, ASM4218655v1, whole genome shotgun sequence contains the following coding sequences:
- the SPEF1 gene encoding sperm flagellar protein 1, with protein MAEEFDEHNLHELYSWVDKIPLSRPKRNIARDFSDGVLTAELVKFHFPKLVEMHNYVPANSKQQKLSNWTTLNRKVLSKLNFSVPDDVIRKVVQCSPGVVELVLNTLHQKIEEKQKQIQAAGDTSEELSPRPQPANHTEPGYSSKQKSNGVESSPRAAPKGEHGSKQHQGYAHGANADTSLRIQLAEKEQALLEAQENIQILQAKLRRLEQVVHLKNVRIDDLTRRMQEAEKK; from the exons ATGGCCGAGGAGTTTGACGAGCACAACTTGCACGAACTTTATTCCTGGGTGGACAAGATCCCGCTCTCCCGACCCAAGAGGAACATCGCCCGCGACTTCAGCGACGGAG TGCTGACCGCCGAACTGGTGAAATTCCATTTTCCTAAACTTGTAGAGATGCACAACTACGTTCCAGCCAACTCCAAACAACAGAAGCTCAGCAACTGGACCACCCTGAACCG GAAAGTTCTGAGTAAACTGAACTTCTCAGTCCCAGACGATGTGATCCGGAAGGTCGTACAGTGCTCACCGGGAGTGGTGGAACTGGTACTGAACACACTGCACCAGAAGATCGAGGAGAAGCAGAAACAGATCCAGGCCGCTGGAGACACATCAGAG GAGCTGAGTCCTCGGCCTCAACCTGCCAATCACACAGAGCCAG GTTACTCTTCAAAGCAGAAGAGTAATGGTGTGGAGAGCAGCCCCCGAGCAGCTCCAAAGGGTGAACATGGCAG CAAGCAGCATCAGGGATATGCTCACGGAGCCAATGCCGACACCAGTCTACGTATACAGCTGGCAGAAAAGGAGCAGGCACTGCTAGAAGCACAGGAAAACATCCAG ATTTTGCAGGCGAAGCTGCGGCGATTGGAGCAGGTCGTCCACCTGAAGAACGTCCGGATCGATGACCTAACCCGACGCATGCAAGAGGCCGAGAAAAAATAA